A genomic window from Pseudomonadales bacterium includes:
- the prsR gene encoding PEP-CTERM-box response regulator transcription factor: MKRSLLIIEDDPGLQKQMRWCIDNAELSTAGSCREAEAVLRKLEPQVVTLDLGLPPDPGGTSAGFACLELIGKLLPNTKVIVITGQEDREHALKAVAAGAYDYYNKPIDSETLRFVVERAFRLWEIESDNRRLHEDLSSTPLEGLVTGHAGMYALCQQVEKVAPTDATITILGETGTGKEIIARNIHQLSNRSGGAFIAINCAAIPENLLESELFGHEKGAFTGAVTRKIGRIEAAGGGTLFLDEIGDMPLSLQAKILRFLQERNFERVGGNSLITVDVRVICATHHPIDQQIAEGEFREDLFYRLSEIVLTLPPLRDRGSDSVLLAKYFLNRANPSLRLSREALAAIENHTWSGNVRELENRIKRASILSESSLVTPQDLELDTPIDDAPLNLKTVRQNAEREAILRALHRSENNVSQTARLLGVSRPTLYNLFKKYHIDAETSH, encoded by the coding sequence ATGAAGCGCTCCCTGCTCATCATCGAAGACGATCCCGGCCTGCAGAAACAGATGCGCTGGTGTATCGACAATGCCGAATTGAGCACCGCAGGCAGTTGTCGCGAAGCGGAAGCGGTTCTGCGCAAGCTTGAACCCCAGGTGGTCACCCTGGATCTGGGATTGCCACCGGATCCCGGCGGGACGAGTGCGGGATTCGCCTGTCTGGAACTCATCGGCAAACTCCTGCCGAATACCAAGGTAATCGTCATCACCGGTCAGGAGGATCGGGAACATGCCCTGAAGGCCGTCGCAGCCGGGGCCTATGACTACTACAACAAACCGATCGACTCGGAAACTCTGCGGTTTGTCGTGGAGCGGGCGTTTCGACTCTGGGAGATCGAGTCGGACAACCGGCGTCTGCACGAAGATCTATCGAGTACGCCCCTGGAGGGGCTGGTGACGGGGCATGCGGGCATGTACGCCCTGTGTCAGCAGGTGGAGAAAGTCGCACCGACCGACGCGACCATCACTATTCTGGGCGAGACCGGAACCGGCAAAGAGATCATTGCGCGCAACATTCATCAGCTCAGTAATCGCAGTGGGGGTGCGTTCATTGCAATCAACTGCGCGGCCATTCCGGAAAACCTTCTGGAAAGCGAGCTGTTCGGTCACGAGAAAGGTGCGTTCACCGGCGCAGTCACAAGAAAGATCGGGCGCATCGAGGCGGCGGGTGGCGGCACCCTGTTTCTGGATGAAATTGGTGACATGCCGCTGTCTCTGCAGGCCAAAATCCTGCGTTTTCTCCAGGAGCGGAATTTCGAACGGGTGGGTGGAAACTCGTTGATCACCGTGGATGTGAGAGTCATCTGCGCTACGCACCATCCCATCGACCAGCAGATTGCAGAGGGGGAATTCCGCGAGGATCTCTTCTACCGGCTCAGTGAGATCGTTCTCACACTGCCGCCTCTGCGGGACCGGGGTTCGGACTCGGTGCTGCTGGCCAAGTATTTCCTCAATCGCGCCAACCCCTCACTGCGCCTGAGCCGTGAGGCCCTGGCAGCGATCGAAAACCATACCTGGAGTGGCAACGTCCGGGAGCTTGAGAACCGCATCAAGCGGGCGAGCATACTCAGCGAATCTTCACTGGTTACACCGCAGGATCTGGAACTGGATACACCCATCGATGATGCGCCGCTCAACCTGAAGACGGTGCGCCAGAACGCTGAACGTGAAGCCATACTTCGGGCGCTGCATCGATCCGAAAACAATGTCAGCCAGACCGCCCGGCTGCTCGGAGTGTCGCGTCCCACTCTGTACAACCTCTTCAAGAAATATCATATCGACGCGGAGACCAGCCATTGA
- the galE gene encoding UDP-glucose 4-epimerase GalE, with protein MSRILVTGGSGYIGSHMCVELLQAGHQVVAVDNLVNSSRRSLEAVERITQKSLDFHELDLRDESQLARVFALHEPEAVLHFAGLKAVGESVTDPARYYDNNVNGTLRLIDCMQKTGVKTLVFSSSATVYGVPETMPITETFPTAPINPYGRTKLFVEEILKDLSAADPQWRISLLRYFNPVGAHPSGEIGEDPNDIPNNLVPYIAQVAAGKRPHLNVFGADYPTPDGTGVRDYIHVSDLVRGHQKALEYLNDNSGVHVHNLGTGTGYSVLEVLQAFEVASGKSVPYRIVARRPGDAAQSFADPSKARADLGWCAELGLERMCADVWRWQAAHPDGFH; from the coding sequence TTGAGCCGGATACTGGTCACCGGCGGATCGGGATACATCGGCAGCCACATGTGTGTCGAGCTGCTGCAGGCCGGACACCAGGTGGTGGCGGTGGACAATCTGGTGAACAGTTCACGGCGCTCGCTGGAAGCCGTGGAACGTATCACCCAGAAATCCCTGGATTTTCACGAACTCGATCTGCGGGATGAGTCGCAGCTCGCTCGCGTCTTCGCTCTCCATGAACCCGAAGCGGTGCTGCATTTCGCCGGGCTGAAAGCCGTAGGCGAATCGGTGACGGATCCGGCCCGCTACTACGACAACAACGTCAATGGGACGCTGCGGCTGATCGACTGCATGCAGAAAACCGGCGTCAAAACACTGGTATTCAGTTCTTCGGCCACGGTTTACGGTGTCCCCGAGACCATGCCCATTACCGAGACGTTTCCGACTGCACCGATTAATCCCTATGGACGCACAAAGCTGTTTGTCGAGGAGATACTGAAAGACCTCAGCGCGGCGGATCCGCAATGGCGGATATCGCTGCTGCGCTACTTCAATCCGGTAGGTGCTCATCCCTCCGGGGAGATCGGTGAAGATCCGAATGACATCCCGAACAATCTGGTGCCCTATATTGCCCAGGTGGCTGCCGGAAAGCGGCCCCATCTGAATGTATTCGGTGCCGATTATCCGACTCCCGATGGGACCGGAGTGCGCGACTACATCCATGTTTCCGATCTCGTGCGCGGCCACCAGAAGGCGCTCGAATATCTCAACGACAATTCAGGCGTTCATGTACACAACCTCGGAACCGGCACCGGCTATTCGGTGCTGGAGGTGCTGCAGGCATTCGAAGTCGCAAGTGGAAAATCGGTTCCCTACAGAATCGTTGCACGCCGCCCGGGAGATGCCGCGCAGTCATTTGCAGATCCATCCAAGGCGCGTGCCGATCTCGGCTGGTGCGCCGAGCTGGGACTGGAACGCATGTGCGCGGATGTCTGGCGCTGGCAGGCCGCCCATCCTGATGGCTTCCACTGA
- the prsK gene encoding PEP-CTERM system histidine kinase PrsK: MTIDFILLLSVLLGVIAYLGLTLFCLVTIRRQITGKALLVASTTTLAFMICSAVAVATPWMASLELLSQLSWIFLLIRAIGLNAANYLDSGMRSVSGLLGCAVLTAGIGLWTAWQLPLEAFTTPHSSATWLYAMQVLLGVIGLVAIEQLARNARDDYRWRLRYLNVGLGLFFTYGLVHNALGMMFGIVLPLLVILQPAVLAICAPLIAIASMRNRENQLKLNLSRQFVFRSGVLIATGSGLLLLGLAGYYVRLFGGDVGVAVVLMVATLLAVAAFIGLGSKRVQWRLRRWMGKNLYGGKHDYREAWNSASRQLTEPSPDFDLGQQAIRSVLDVFEASGGALWRLMDADSLVLEAKLHVDWNEPLAPATGQALRRFYGEHDWVIDLRSLPAEADNLLSDCTDLVRLPGIRYLLPLHVEQRLYGVIGIREPESPAVLEWEDYDLVKLISRQAAGFLALRRADAEIGETRQFAALNRLTTFIVHDVKTISAQLSLLSENATRHKTNPAFIDDMLATIDNSVHRMQRLLLQLKNPQSDSVTAITLGELLPAVAARFTGACPRPTLHTYNPDATIRADRDRLVNVLSHVVQNAIDATGESGTVQITARKESAWLEIAVEDTGCGMDEAFIANRLFSPFESTKGLTGMGIGAYQVREYVRGLGGEVSVSSTPAVGTRFLLKLPMDE, from the coding sequence ATGACCATCGATTTCATCCTGCTGTTGAGTGTGCTTCTGGGTGTGATTGCCTACCTGGGCCTGACGCTGTTCTGCCTCGTTACCATCCGGCGGCAGATCACCGGAAAGGCGCTGCTTGTCGCTTCCACCACCACACTGGCCTTCATGATCTGCAGTGCGGTTGCGGTCGCGACACCCTGGATGGCGTCACTGGAACTGCTTTCACAGCTCTCCTGGATCTTCCTGCTGATCCGTGCCATCGGGCTGAATGCTGCAAACTACCTCGACAGCGGCATGCGCAGCGTGTCCGGACTGCTGGGCTGCGCTGTGCTGACCGCCGGTATCGGCTTGTGGACCGCCTGGCAGTTGCCGCTGGAAGCGTTTACAACCCCGCATTCTTCAGCGACCTGGCTGTATGCGATGCAGGTCCTGCTCGGGGTAATCGGTCTGGTCGCAATTGAGCAGCTTGCGAGAAATGCGAGAGACGATTACCGCTGGCGGCTGCGCTACCTGAACGTCGGGCTCGGTCTCTTCTTTACCTATGGGCTGGTGCACAACGCGCTTGGAATGATGTTCGGCATTGTGCTGCCACTGCTGGTCATTCTGCAGCCCGCGGTACTGGCAATCTGTGCGCCTCTGATCGCAATTGCGTCAATGCGCAATCGTGAAAATCAACTCAAACTCAATCTCTCCCGCCAGTTCGTTTTTCGCAGCGGTGTCCTGATTGCCACAGGCAGCGGGCTGCTCCTGCTGGGTCTGGCCGGGTACTACGTCCGGCTGTTTGGCGGCGATGTGGGTGTTGCAGTCGTTCTGATGGTTGCGACCCTGCTGGCAGTGGCTGCTTTCATCGGACTGGGTTCGAAACGGGTTCAATGGCGACTGCGTCGATGGATGGGTAAGAACCTGTACGGCGGCAAGCACGACTACCGGGAAGCGTGGAACAGCGCCAGTCGTCAGCTCACCGAACCCAGCCCCGACTTCGACCTGGGGCAACAGGCCATTCGCTCTGTGCTGGATGTATTCGAAGCGTCGGGGGGTGCACTCTGGCGGCTGATGGATGCGGATTCCCTGGTGCTCGAGGCGAAACTCCATGTGGACTGGAATGAACCACTTGCACCGGCAACCGGCCAGGCGCTGCGACGCTTCTATGGCGAGCATGATTGGGTAATCGATCTGCGCAGTCTGCCGGCGGAGGCCGACAATCTGCTTTCGGACTGTACTGATCTGGTGAGGCTCCCGGGCATCCGGTATCTGCTGCCCCTCCACGTCGAGCAACGTTTATATGGCGTTATCGGGATCCGGGAACCGGAATCACCCGCCGTGCTGGAGTGGGAGGACTACGATCTGGTCAAGCTCATATCCCGGCAGGCGGCCGGGTTTCTGGCGCTGCGCAGAGCAGATGCCGAAATCGGAGAAACCCGGCAGTTTGCCGCGCTCAATCGTCTGACCACTTTCATCGTGCACGATGTGAAAACGATATCCGCACAACTGTCGCTGCTTTCTGAAAACGCAACAAGACACAAGACAAACCCTGCGTTTATCGACGACATGCTCGCAACCATAGACAACTCGGTCCACCGGATGCAGCGGCTGCTGCTGCAGCTGAAAAATCCGCAAAGCGACAGCGTGACAGCAATCACTCTTGGCGAGCTGCTCCCTGCCGTGGCGGCCCGTTTCACCGGGGCCTGCCCCAGACCCACACTTCATACATACAATCCCGACGCAACCATCCGGGCGGACCGGGATAGACTGGTGAACGTGCTCTCACACGTGGTACAGAACGCAATAGATGCTACCGGGGAAAGCGGCACTGTGCAGATCACTGCCCGGAAAGAGTCCGCCTGGCTGGAAATCGCCGTGGAAGATACCGGATGCGGCATGGACGAGGCATTCATCGCGAATCGCCTGTTTTCCCCCTTCGAGTCGACGAAGGGACTGACCGGCATGGGGATCGGCGCCTATCAGGTGCGGGAATATGTCCGCGGTCTCGGTGGCGAGGTTTCTGTCTCCAGTACCCCCGCTGTGGGTACACGTTTTTTGCTGAAACTGCCCATGGATGAATAG